The Pseudomonas aeruginosa genome includes the window GCAACTGGTGGCGGCCACCACCCATGGCTGCGACTTCTGCGTTGCCGGGCACACCGCGGTGGCGCGCAACAAGGCGCGCCTGCCGGAGCCGGTGATCGAGGCCCTGCGCGCCCGCGGCGAACTGCCCGATGCCCGCTACGAAGCCCTGGCCGACTTCACCCGCGCGGTGATCGCCAGCCGCGGTGCGGTCACCGACGAGCAGTTCGAAGCCTTCCGCGCCGCCGGTTTCGACCAGGCCCAGGCCCTGGAAGTGATCCTCGGGGTGAGCCTGGCGACGCTCTGCAACTTCGCCAACGTGTTCGCCCGCACGCCGCTCAATGCCGAGCTGGAGCAATATCGCTGGACCAACCCGCAGGCCTGAGCCTGCGCTTGCCGGGCGGCATGCCGCGCCGGCGCAAGGAGTGACGACCATGCTTGACCCGACCCTGAGCGACTGGCTCGACCGCCAGGCCGACGCCCTCGACCGCGGCGACGCCGATCCCGCCGCGCTGCTGCCGCGCCTGGCCGCCGCCGGCGTGCTCGGCGTGGCGGTGGAGGAAC containing:
- a CDS encoding carboxymuconolactone decarboxylase family protein; this encodes MSRVPVLTLENAPEAARPFLQTALNNSGYIPNLLGVLANAPAALETYLTVSGLNAKASLGLPEREVVQLVAATTHGCDFCVAGHTAVARNKARLPEPVIEALRARGELPDARYEALADFTRAVIASRGAVTDEQFEAFRAAGFDQAQALEVILGVSLATLCNFANVFARTPLNAELEQYRWTNPQA